One region of Clostridiales bacterium genomic DNA includes:
- a CDS encoding LysR family transcriptional regulator has product MLKKMWYVYTVYEEKSFSKAAKRLFVSQPSLSAMVKKVESDYDITIFDRTTTPISLTPEGEYYISAAKKILRLDADMRQHFRECSKGLNGSVMFGGASFFCANMLSGIIRQFQSEYPDIHIGWQELRNDELASQILQKKIDFAFEVDKIETDGITSLKFGSEELILTVPTTFVTNAHLRSCCFRPGDTSNGVHSIYEAEPIDVGLFRDVPFVFLREGNDSYSRGIQICKNAGFTPNIIMQVDSSMTTYHLAAAGNGAAFIRLSALSIEASGKLCYFRIADPLNVRDIFLYYRAAGRSRVEETLLAFIRDMVGGVQKIE; this is encoded by the coding sequence ATGCTCAAGAAAATGTGGTATGTCTACACCGTCTATGAGGAAAAGAGCTTTTCCAAGGCGGCTAAACGGCTGTTCGTCTCGCAGCCGTCGCTCAGCGCCATGGTGAAGAAAGTGGAGAGCGATTATGATATCACCATTTTTGACCGAACCACAACGCCGATCTCGCTGACGCCGGAAGGAGAATATTATATCTCCGCGGCAAAGAAGATCCTGAGGCTGGACGCCGACATGCGGCAGCATTTCCGCGAGTGCTCCAAGGGGCTCAACGGCAGTGTGATGTTTGGCGGCGCGAGCTTTTTCTGTGCCAATATGCTCTCGGGGATCATCCGGCAGTTTCAAAGCGAATACCCCGACATTCATATCGGCTGGCAGGAACTGCGCAACGACGAACTGGCCAGTCAGATCCTCCAGAAAAAAATCGACTTTGCCTTTGAGGTCGACAAGATCGAGACGGATGGCATCACCTCGCTGAAGTTTGGCTCGGAGGAATTGATCCTGACTGTGCCCACCACCTTTGTGACCAATGCGCATCTGCGCAGCTGCTGCTTCCGCCCGGGTGATACGAGCAACGGTGTGCACAGTATTTACGAGGCGGAGCCGATCGATGTGGGCCTGTTCCGGGATGTGCCCTTCGTCTTTCTTCGGGAGGGAAATGACAGCTATTCCCGTGGAATCCAGATCTGCAAAAATGCCGGTTTTACGCCGAACATCATCATGCAGGTGGATTCTTCCATGACCACGTATCATCTCGCAGCCGCGGGCAATGGCGCCGCCTTTATCCGCCTTTCCGCCCTGTCGATCGAGGCATCGGGCAAACTGTGCTATTTCAGGATCGCCGACCCGCTGAACGTGCGGGACATTTTCCTTTACTACCGTGCGGCCGGCAGGTCCAGGGTGGAGGAAACGCTGCTTGCGTTTATCCGCGACATGGTCGGCGGCGTGCAGAAAATAGAATAA
- a CDS encoding SDR family NAD(P)-dependent oxidoreductase yields MKEFKDKVLVVTGGSRGIGKAIAVEGAKRGMKIVLNDIDGDQLAKTCEEIKGMGVECIGQHADISLYENIEALLKLAMDSFGHVDMLVNNAGCAVSGAIWKLPKQDIDWITELNFLSHLYGMKIFLPQMIAQGTPCEIVNVESTAGLMTSGKATMYHATKAAGVAASESVYIAMKEQGYPIHIHCLVPAYVKTTIHLADLHRPERFAMNDDPYYTSDEYKAGQIRGERGVMSGIPDWYVGECVFTAVEDEKFYIFTHPESQVVAQPRVQRLASGINPQT; encoded by the coding sequence ATGAAAGAATTTAAGGATAAAGTTCTTGTCGTCACCGGCGGCTCTCGCGGCATCGGAAAAGCGATTGCCGTGGAAGGCGCAAAGCGTGGTATGAAAATTGTTCTCAATGATATCGACGGTGACCAGCTGGCCAAGACCTGCGAAGAAATCAAGGGCATGGGTGTGGAATGCATCGGACAGCATGCGGATATTTCCCTCTATGAAAACATTGAGGCCTTGCTGAAATTGGCGATGGACAGCTTCGGACATGTGGATATGCTGGTCAATAATGCCGGCTGTGCGGTTTCCGGTGCTATCTGGAAGCTGCCGAAACAGGATATTGACTGGATCACGGAGCTGAATTTCCTGAGCCACCTGTATGGTATGAAAATTTTCCTGCCGCAGATGATCGCGCAGGGCACCCCCTGTGAAATTGTCAATGTGGAGTCGACCGCCGGTCTGATGACCTCCGGAAAGGCAACCATGTATCATGCAACCAAGGCCGCCGGTGTTGCTGCATCTGAGAGTGTATATATTGCCATGAAGGAGCAAGGATACCCCATCCACATCCACTGTCTGGTGCCCGCTTACGTAAAGACGACCATTCATCTGGCTGATCTGCATCGTCCGGAGCGCTTTGCCATGAACGATGACCCCTACTATACCAGCGACGAGTACAAAGCCGGACAGATCCGCGGTGAGCGGGGCGTCATGAGCGGTATTCCCGATTGGTATGTCGGTGAATGCGTGTTTACGGCCGTGGAAGATGAGAAGTTCTACATCTTCACGCATCCGGAATCTCAGGTAGTTGCGCAGCCGCGCGTGCAGCGTCTGGCATCTGGCATTAATCCGCAAACCTGA
- a CDS encoding dicarboxylate/amino acid:cation symporter, with translation MSKWKKVALWKKILIGVVIGLIIGLVSPKAAEVISPLGDIFLRMLKMLIVPLVFFSITSGVCKMGDVKQLRTVGIRYVLWIMASAVIAAICGVIGGLIVQPGRGTTEFLAAAEAAEAQSYSFIDNVISWFPTNIVESMANANMLQIIVFCLFLGVALLALGDKAKTVIRFIDEGSEVMLKITEYVIEFSPFGILSLIATMVSTISGAMMKEVLVFLITDNVICLLILILVYPLIIKLLAKLPPFGFMRKIAPAILVAVSTSSSAATLPVSIKISEEDLGIPENIYGFTLPLGNTAGMTGFAVFIGLCCVFASNLYGFPVTFSSVLQFVFFGLILSIGAAGVKGAGVVMSGVLLEALGMPLTLIPILAAIWPVIDPAHTTLNNVGDLVGTTVVARSLDRMDMDVYNNAK, from the coding sequence ATGAGTAAATGGAAAAAGGTAGCACTTTGGAAAAAGATTCTGATCGGCGTTGTGATCGGTCTGATCATCGGTCTTGTGTCCCCGAAGGCCGCGGAGGTCATCTCGCCGCTCGGCGACATTTTCCTCCGTATGCTGAAAATGCTCATCGTACCGCTGGTGTTCTTCAGCATTACCAGTGGTGTGTGCAAGATGGGCGATGTCAAACAGCTCCGCACGGTTGGCATCCGCTATGTTCTGTGGATCATGGCCTCCGCGGTGATTGCCGCCATCTGCGGCGTGATCGGCGGCCTGATCGTTCAGCCCGGCCGCGGAACGACCGAATTCCTCGCCGCCGCCGAGGCGGCGGAGGCACAGTCTTACAGCTTCATTGACAACGTCATCAGCTGGTTCCCCACGAACATTGTGGAGTCCATGGCCAATGCCAACATGCTGCAGATCATCGTGTTCTGCCTGTTTTTGGGCGTTGCGCTGCTCGCTCTGGGCGATAAGGCAAAAACAGTCATTCGGTTCATCGACGAAGGCAGCGAGGTCATGCTCAAGATCACGGAGTATGTCATTGAGTTCTCTCCGTTCGGCATCCTTTCTCTGATTGCGACAATGGTCTCCACCATCAGCGGCGCGATGATGAAGGAAGTTCTCGTGTTCCTGATTACCGACAACGTGATCTGCCTCCTCATTCTGATTCTGGTTTACCCGCTGATCATCAAGCTGCTTGCCAAGCTGCCTCCGTTTGGCTTTATGCGCAAGATCGCTCCCGCGATCCTCGTTGCGGTCTCGACCTCTTCCTCCGCAGCCACCCTCCCGGTGTCCATCAAAATCAGCGAAGAGGATCTCGGCATTCCCGAGAACATCTACGGCTTCACCCTGCCTCTGGGCAACACGGCCGGTATGACCGGCTTCGCGGTGTTCATCGGCCTGTGCTGTGTCTTTGCATCGAATCTTTACGGCTTCCCCGTTACGTTTTCGAGCGTGCTCCAGTTCGTCTTCTTCGGCCTGATCCTGTCCATCGGCGCAGCTGGCGTCAAGGGCGCGGGCGTCGTGATGTCCGGCGTGCTGCTGGAGGCACTTGGTATGCCGCTGACTCTGATCCCCATTCTTGCGGCGATCTGGCCTGTGATCGACCCGGCGCACACGACGCTCAATAACGTCGGCGATCTGGTCGGCACCACGGTCGTGGCCAGAAGCCTTGACCGCATGGATATGGACGTGTACAACAACGCAAAATAA
- a CDS encoding helix-turn-helix domain-containing protein has translation MMFLDLVSELEKKHDIFDKHCYDNRQVYSLESIADLQQAQQPKSDVVYFTYDLSTLHNRKLPRNLIFCGESSFISEQLIPNTIQMPEKEMSIFLEDAEELLHSNYKLQDIYIQMLNAVMRGKGIGAMLENVGNALNTSIAIIDMSGKVISNSIPFQVDEPVWQESIKNGYCPPLFIEHIKDVKSQHGEEGGNGPFLRHCIDNHLFYLSNRIILQGELYGYIFMIQGERAFDPLCYSVLPLITQITTDLILKEQNMDVVRSRVVTDFMTDLLNGIPLEQIQARINAAQIQFPKRMSLVLVKPRYFSTESHVQNKLCRQFQEIFETARTVYYNKSIVSMIPVAENSLQIESELMHKIIEFCDEHESIAGISNPYSKINYTKSCYEQAAKAIRLASILDIPGNVFEYRRLAFYDIVDHPRDLKRLSLCCHPALSLLRKYDKQSGSQLYETLETYTACGFNNAQTAAELFLHRNTLSYRLQKISNMTGLDFEKPDVQFAMQYSFRLEKFIFQLNQRQTITGLNGD, from the coding sequence ATGATGTTTCTGGATTTGGTCTCTGAACTAGAGAAAAAACACGACATTTTTGACAAACATTGTTATGATAATCGACAGGTCTACTCGTTGGAAAGTATAGCTGATTTGCAACAAGCGCAGCAGCCAAAATCCGATGTTGTCTATTTTACATATGATTTGTCTACTCTGCACAATCGAAAATTGCCTCGGAATCTGATTTTCTGCGGGGAGTCCAGTTTCATATCTGAACAGCTGATCCCCAACACGATCCAGATGCCAGAGAAGGAAATGAGCATTTTTTTGGAGGATGCGGAGGAACTACTCCATTCCAACTATAAACTGCAGGACATTTATATTCAAATGCTCAATGCGGTCATGCGCGGCAAAGGGATCGGTGCCATGCTGGAAAATGTGGGCAATGCATTGAACACTTCCATTGCCATCATTGACATGTCCGGGAAAGTCATTTCCAATTCGATTCCTTTCCAGGTCGACGAACCCGTTTGGCAGGAGAGCATCAAGAACGGCTATTGTCCGCCGCTGTTTATCGAGCACATCAAAGATGTCAAATCACAGCATGGTGAAGAAGGCGGAAACGGGCCTTTCCTTCGTCATTGTATTGACAATCATTTGTTTTATCTTTCCAATCGGATTATTCTCCAAGGCGAATTGTATGGTTACATATTCATGATTCAAGGAGAAAGAGCGTTCGATCCGCTTTGTTATAGCGTCCTGCCGCTCATCACGCAAATTACGACAGATTTGATTCTGAAAGAACAGAACATGGATGTGGTACGCAGCCGGGTCGTGACGGATTTTATGACAGACCTGCTCAACGGGATTCCCTTGGAGCAGATTCAGGCGCGCATCAACGCCGCGCAGATACAGTTTCCGAAGCGAATGTCCCTAGTTCTGGTGAAGCCTCGCTATTTTTCTACGGAGAGCCATGTGCAGAACAAATTGTGCCGACAGTTTCAAGAAATTTTTGAAACTGCAAGAACCGTTTATTACAACAAATCCATTGTTTCCATGATCCCTGTGGCAGAAAACAGTTTACAGATCGAATCGGAGCTGATGCACAAGATCATAGAATTCTGTGACGAGCACGAGTCGATCGCCGGTATCAGCAACCCCTATTCCAAAATCAATTACACAAAATCCTGCTATGAGCAGGCGGCCAAAGCGATACGATTGGCCTCCATTCTGGACATTCCCGGGAACGTGTTTGAATATCGAAGGCTGGCATTCTATGACATTGTTGACCATCCGCGCGATTTGAAACGCTTGAGTCTCTGCTGCCATCCGGCACTGTCACTGCTGCGCAAATATGATAAGCAAAGCGGCAGTCAGCTCTATGAAACGCTGGAAACTTATACTGCTTGCGGCTTTAATAATGCACAGACGGCAGCGGAACTGTTCCTGCATCGGAACACTTTGAGTTACCGTTTGCAAAAAATCAGCAACATGACGGGGCTGGATTTTGAAAAACCGGATGTACAATTTGCAATGCAGTACTCATTCCGCCTTGAGAAATTCATCTTCCAATTGAATCAAAGGCAAACCATTACCGGGCTCAACGGCGATTAA
- a CDS encoding aminotransferase class V-fold PLP-dependent enzyme, protein MITDEKILFDDAFLKEIQDKFYYVHEDYLGRKRQFFENSGGSLRLKAAVEEKARLEKIPDCPERIHDTSMMLKQVKADGMRDIMQVIFGAKSGALVTELTSSQVMFQIVSTIMRNEKWGTNAVVTSIEHPSAYDSVELYCGLTNREFRVAMANPKTGGVDLDEILSKIDKDTLLLSVMSASNISGYIFDIETIVREARKINPDIYILSDAVQHAPHGVLDVEQCGLDGVTFAPYKMFGIRGCGYGYVSDRVAKMTHHKLLAKPEKEWELGTFPHPNYAAITAVVDYVCWIGRHFTDSDDRREQFVTGMTRIHLQEHSLLIHMMEGTDEVPGLRHIPGVQVFLDSADTVDRDLISAIGINGIDFTQLTAEYYKRGITVFERVNTSLYSKRIVESLGLTGAIRVSPLHCHSTQDIDDFLRVTAEIAATVKA, encoded by the coding sequence ATGATTACAGACGAGAAAATTTTGTTCGACGATGCTTTTTTGAAGGAGATCCAGGACAAGTTCTACTACGTGCACGAGGATTATCTCGGCAGAAAGCGCCAGTTTTTTGAAAATTCCGGCGGTTCTCTGCGCCTGAAGGCCGCTGTCGAGGAAAAAGCGCGGCTGGAAAAAATCCCCGACTGCCCCGAACGTATCCACGACACCTCCATGATGCTCAAGCAGGTCAAAGCGGACGGCATGCGCGATATCATGCAGGTGATCTTCGGCGCAAAGTCCGGCGCACTGGTGACGGAGCTGACGTCCTCTCAGGTGATGTTCCAGATCGTGAGCACCATTATGCGCAATGAAAAATGGGGCACCAACGCAGTCGTAACATCCATTGAGCATCCATCGGCTTATGACTCTGTGGAGCTTTACTGCGGTCTGACCAACCGGGAATTCCGCGTGGCGATGGCGAACCCCAAGACCGGCGGCGTCGATCTCGATGAGATCCTTAGCAAGATCGATAAGGACACGCTGCTGCTGAGCGTGATGAGCGCCTCCAACATCTCGGGCTATATTTTCGATATCGAGACCATCGTTCGGGAAGCGCGCAAGATCAATCCGGATATTTATATCCTCTCCGATGCCGTGCAGCATGCACCTCACGGCGTGCTGGATGTGGAACAGTGCGGCCTCGACGGCGTGACCTTTGCCCCCTATAAGATGTTCGGCATCCGCGGCTGCGGTTATGGCTACGTGTCCGACCGTGTTGCGAAAATGACGCACCACAAACTGCTCGCAAAGCCGGAAAAAGAGTGGGAGCTCGGCACCTTCCCGCATCCCAACTATGCAGCGATCACGGCGGTCGTCGATTACGTCTGCTGGATCGGCAGACACTTCACCGATTCGGACGATCGCCGCGAGCAGTTCGTTACCGGTATGACGCGCATCCACCTGCAGGAGCACTCCCTGCTGATCCACATGATGGAGGGAACCGACGAGGTTCCCGGCCTGCGCCATATTCCCGGTGTGCAGGTGTTCCTCGATTCTGCGGACACCGTGGACCGCGACCTTATCAGCGCCATCGGCATCAACGGCATCGACTTCACACAGCTGACGGCGGAGTATTACAAACGCGGCATCACGGTCTTTGAGCGCGTGAACACGAGCCTGTATTCCAAGCGCATCGTGGAATCTCTCGGCCTGACCGGCGCGATCCGCGTCTCCCCGCTGCACTGCCACAGCACGCAGGATATCGACGACTTCCTGCGCGTTACCGCCGAGATCGCAGCTACCGTGAAGGCATAA
- a CDS encoding NAD(P)/FAD-dependent oxidoreductase produces MKYEKLFEKGKIGKLTIKNRIVMPPMGTGFAAASGEASEEITRYYEERAKGGVGLIITEVCRVDELSGVAQPCQLRATDMDVIPSFTRMVDRVHAYGTKMFMQLHHPGNEAFPITLHGNPVIGPSPVMCKTVGVVPKEMTTAEVEAMVKCFIKGAVIAKTAGFDGVEVHAAHGYLVNQFMSPHTNHRTDKYGGDFFNRMRFATEIIVGIRFACGADFPISVRMDGTDFWDDGMDEKECQHIARYLESIGVASLNISSGSYESGWSIIEPYTFKEGWKKHLAKGIKESVHIPVIAVNTVKHPAFAEQLLEEGVSDFVGIGRGNLCDPEFANKAKRGDDARIRKCIGCLNCFKQSGVGRAIECAVNPLLGRETYRGDDKLIKDGNQQTVAVIGAGPAGLQAAIVLAKRGYKPVVFEKSDSIGGSMKLASQPPCKEMIGEFIDTLKLEAEDLGVEIRLNTPGTVEAAKAIGAVGAIVAAGGTKICPPVPGIEKAVSYEQVLTKDVEFTGKKIAVIGGGLTGLETAEYLAAKGNEVTVIEMAPAVGTAMYRSVTAAVVGNIEKDGGHIMTSHMFKGVKDGAVVVNSLASGYDLDVPADACVIAMGVHPDETIADAFEAAFDRVAVVGDTANPGNIADATSSGYAKAFVF; encoded by the coding sequence ATGAAATACGAAAAGCTTTTTGAAAAGGGCAAAATCGGAAAACTCACAATTAAAAACCGCATTGTCATGCCCCCCATGGGCACTGGCTTTGCCGCTGCGTCCGGCGAAGCATCTGAAGAAATCACGCGCTATTACGAAGAGCGCGCGAAGGGCGGTGTCGGTCTGATCATCACGGAGGTCTGCCGTGTGGATGAACTGTCCGGCGTTGCACAGCCGTGTCAGCTGCGCGCAACGGATATGGACGTGATCCCCAGTTTTACCCGTATGGTGGATCGTGTTCATGCATATGGCACCAAGATGTTCATGCAGCTGCATCACCCCGGCAATGAGGCTTTCCCAATCACGCTGCACGGCAATCCGGTCATTGGCCCCTCTCCCGTGATGTGCAAGACCGTGGGCGTTGTGCCAAAGGAAATGACGACGGCGGAAGTCGAGGCCATGGTCAAGTGCTTCATCAAGGGCGCCGTCATTGCCAAGACCGCCGGGTTCGACGGCGTGGAAGTCCACGCTGCGCACGGCTATCTGGTCAATCAGTTTATGTCGCCCCACACCAATCACCGCACGGACAAATATGGCGGCGACTTCTTCAACCGCATGCGTTTCGCCACAGAAATTATCGTGGGTATTCGCTTTGCCTGCGGCGCTGACTTCCCGATCTCCGTTCGTATGGACGGAACCGATTTCTGGGATGACGGTATGGACGAAAAGGAATGCCAGCACATCGCGCGGTACCTGGAGAGCATTGGCGTTGCCAGCCTGAATATCTCCTCCGGCAGTTATGAATCCGGCTGGTCCATCATTGAGCCCTATACGTTTAAGGAGGGCTGGAAAAAGCACCTGGCCAAGGGCATCAAGGAGAGTGTGCACATTCCTGTGATCGCCGTCAACACAGTTAAGCATCCCGCTTTCGCAGAGCAATTGCTGGAAGAGGGTGTCTCTGATTTCGTTGGCATCGGTCGTGGAAATCTTTGTGACCCCGAGTTCGCCAACAAGGCAAAGCGCGGCGATGATGCGCGTATTCGCAAATGCATCGGCTGCCTGAACTGCTTTAAGCAGTCTGGCGTCGGGCGCGCAATTGAATGCGCAGTCAATCCGCTGCTGGGACGTGAAACTTATCGCGGCGATGACAAACTGATCAAGGACGGAAATCAGCAGACCGTTGCCGTCATCGGCGCCGGCCCTGCCGGTTTGCAGGCAGCCATCGTTCTGGCCAAGCGCGGATATAAGCCGGTCGTGTTTGAAAAGTCTGACTCTATCGGTGGTTCTATGAAGCTAGCTTCTCAGCCGCCCTGCAAGGAGATGATCGGCGAGTTTATTGACACTCTGAAGCTTGAAGCAGAGGATCTTGGTGTTGAAATCCGCCTGAACACGCCCGGCACTGTAGAGGCAGCCAAAGCGATCGGCGCTGTCGGTGCGATTGTTGCCGCTGGCGGCACAAAGATTTGCCCGCCTGTTCCGGGGATTGAAAAGGCTGTTTCTTACGAGCAGGTTCTTACCAAAGATGTGGAGTTTACCGGTAAGAAGATCGCAGTGATCGGCGGCGGCCTGACCGGTCTGGAAACGGCAGAATATCTGGCGGCGAAGGGCAATGAAGTGACCGTGATCGAGATGGCCCCCGCGGTTGGCACCGCAATGTACCGCAGCGTAACTGCCGCAGTCGTTGGCAACATCGAAAAAGATGGCGGTCACATCATGACCAGCCATATGTTCAAGGGCGTGAAGGACGGCGCTGTTGTTGTGAACAGTCTTGCGAGCGGTTATGACCTGGATGTGCCGGCGGACGCTTGTGTCATTGCAATGGGCGTTCATCCCGATGAGACCATCGCGGATGCCTTTGAGGCTGCATTTGACCGTGTGGCCGTTGTTGGCGATACCGCAAATCCCGGAAACATTGCGGATGCAACCAGCTCCGGCTATGCAAAGGCATTCGTATTTTGA